The following are encoded together in the Bacteroidota bacterium genome:
- a CDS encoding O-antigen ligase family protein, with protein sequence MLNSTKSFFYYSYLFGIFLLAASLPFSKFLTSVSELILFISWLADKNIAEKIKSFLKNKTALIISSVFILHLIGLAYTSDFNYGLEDVKKKIPLMLLPLVFSTSHPLSKNIFEKLLSLFVLTVVVVSFICFYVLLGYSGRQILQPQDASIFMSHIRFGLLICMAVFILGYFFIVKKQITIKIFIALLIAWLILFSIMLESETGLICIAIPSSVLLFRFILKTKNTIVKWSLCILFAAILIGVIKLFLFVSDNFNLSSNKKCPAASKNGVPYTTNSSSTEIENGNYVWQCICEKELADEWNKKSKIDYGGKDLSGNEIKYTLIRFLTSKGLNKDAEGMQTLSSEEIKAIEKGIPNKNFIGIFNPTARLQKIFWEFNLYSGGGNPSGHSVVQRFEFWKAAMGIIKENFFFGVGTGDVDTAFVLEYEKINSPLKQEWRLRSHNQFLAIGTAFGIVGMVWFLIALFYPLIAEKKWKDYFYIIFFTIAFLSMLTEDTLESQTGVTFFAFFNSLFLFCRKENGS encoded by the coding sequence ATGTTAAACTCTACAAAAAGTTTTTTTTACTACTCTTATTTATTCGGAATTTTTCTTCTTGCTGCCTCCCTGCCGTTCTCAAAATTTCTGACCAGCGTTTCAGAACTTATTCTTTTTATTTCCTGGCTGGCTGACAAAAATATTGCAGAGAAAATAAAATCGTTTCTGAAAAATAAAACTGCTTTAATTATAAGTTCTGTTTTCATTCTTCATTTAATCGGGCTTGCGTATACTTCTGATTTTAATTACGGGTTGGAAGATGTTAAGAAAAAAATTCCGCTGATGCTGCTGCCGCTTGTTTTTTCAACTTCTCATCCGCTTTCAAAAAATATTTTTGAAAAATTATTGTCTCTTTTTGTTTTGACAGTAGTAGTAGTATCGTTTATTTGCTTTTATGTTTTGCTTGGATATTCGGGCAGACAAATTCTTCAGCCGCAGGATGCTTCCATTTTCATGTCGCATATTCGTTTTGGACTTCTTATCTGCATGGCGGTTTTTATTCTCGGATATTTTTTCATAGTTAAAAAACAAATCACAATAAAAATTTTTATTGCCCTGTTAATCGCATGGCTTATTTTATTTTCAATAATGCTCGAATCAGAAACCGGGTTAATCTGCATTGCAATTCCTTCTTCGGTTTTACTTTTCCGATTTATTCTGAAAACAAAAAATACAATTGTAAAATGGTCACTCTGCATTTTATTTGCAGCTATTTTGATTGGCGTTATAAAACTTTTTCTTTTCGTATCTGATAATTTTAATTTGTCCTCAAATAAAAAATGCCCAGCTGCTTCTAAAAATGGAGTTCCATATACAACCAATTCTTCCAGCACAGAAATTGAAAATGGAAATTATGTTTGGCAATGCATATGTGAAAAAGAACTTGCCGATGAGTGGAATAAAAAAAGTAAAATTGATTACGGAGGAAAGGACTTAAGCGGCAACGAAATTAAATACACATTGATTCGGTTCCTGACTTCGAAAGGATTGAACAAAGATGCAGAAGGGATGCAGACGCTTTCATCTGAAGAAATAAAAGCCATTGAAAAAGGAATTCCAAATAAGAATTTCATTGGCATTTTTAATCCTACTGCGCGGCTGCAAAAAATTTTTTGGGAATTTAATTTATATTCAGGCGGTGGAAATCCCAGCGGGCATTCGGTAGTGCAGCGTTTTGAATTCTGGAAAGCCGCTATGGGAATTATAAAAGAAAATTTTTTCTTCGGAGTGGGAACCGGTGATGTAGATACTGCTTTCGTGCTGGAATACGAAAAAATAAATTCTCCGCTTAAACAAGAATGGCGATTGCGTTCACACAATCAGTTTCTCGCTATAGGAACTGCATTTGGAATTGTTGGAATGGTTTGGTTTTTAATCGCGCTTTTTTATCCGCTTATTGCTGAAAAAAAATGGAAAGATTATTTTTATATTATTTTTTTCACCATTGCCTTTCTTTCAATGCTTACCGAAGATACTCTTGAGTCACAAACAGGAGTTACATTTTTTGCCTTCTTTAATTCGCTGTTTTTATTTTGCAGAAAAGAAAATGGCTCTTAG
- a CDS encoding PDZ domain-containing protein, protein MKISKSLLKKIRNGAIVLSISFTAFFSFGFVDSYFELSKNLDIFATLLRELNTYYVDEIKPGDLIKKGIDEMLNTLDPYTEFYAETDIEDYKMMVTGQYGGIGSLIRQKGDYVMIGEPYEGFPAQKAGLMAGDVITEIDGKSIKGKTTADVSKLLKGQAGTAVKVLVERESEKKPFEVSLTREEIKIKNVPYYGVIGDGTVGYIKLTGFTENAAKEVKDAFTQLKEKNHIKSLVFDLRDNGGGLLKESVDIVNTFVGKDQPIVEQKGKVKEMNRTHKTQFAPVDTTMPIAVLVNKNSASASEIVTGSLQDLDRAVVVGQRSFGKGLVQQTVQLSYGTQMKVTTAKYYTPSGRCIQELDYFHKNKAGKAEHIPDSLIREFKTKNGRSVYDGSGIFPDVKTEPRQYALITGTILSKNYVFDYATKYRLAHNTLSSSKDFSLTEKEYSDFVNYLSDKTYEYTTKSEKSLDELKKNAESEKYFENIKTDYDNLKEKIKSNKKEDLAKYKPEIKDFLEEEIASRYYYQHGRLESSLRDDKELKEAIRVLNDQELYKSILNGKGQYKVIGKPGDAQAKANTTDDEGEDLLAPDDNIKKDSLKVVPPHNKKKGG, encoded by the coding sequence ATGAAAATCTCAAAATCACTTCTGAAAAAAATAAGAAACGGAGCAATTGTATTATCCATTTCCTTCACTGCATTTTTCTCGTTCGGCTTTGTTGACAGTTATTTCGAACTTTCCAAAAACCTCGACATCTTCGCAACGCTTCTGCGCGAACTCAACACCTATTATGTAGATGAAATCAAGCCGGGCGATTTAATCAAGAAAGGCATTGACGAAATGCTGAACACGCTCGACCCGTATACAGAATTTTATGCCGAGACAGACATTGAAGATTATAAAATGATGGTCACCGGACAGTATGGAGGAATTGGTTCTCTCATTCGTCAGAAAGGCGATTACGTCATGATTGGCGAACCTTACGAAGGATTTCCCGCACAAAAGGCAGGATTGATGGCGGGCGATGTAATTACAGAGATTGACGGGAAATCTATCAAAGGAAAAACAACTGCCGATGTAAGTAAACTTCTCAAAGGGCAAGCAGGAACTGCCGTAAAAGTTTTGGTGGAACGCGAAAGCGAGAAAAAACCTTTTGAAGTTTCGCTCACGCGCGAAGAAATCAAAATCAAAAATGTTCCTTATTATGGAGTGATTGGCGATGGAACTGTTGGCTATATAAAACTTACCGGCTTCACCGAAAATGCCGCAAAAGAAGTGAAGGATGCTTTCACGCAACTCAAAGAAAAAAATCACATCAAGTCACTTGTGTTTGATTTGCGCGATAACGGTGGCGGGCTTCTGAAAGAATCGGTTGACATTGTAAATACATTCGTGGGCAAAGACCAGCCGATTGTGGAACAAAAAGGAAAAGTGAAAGAGATGAACCGCACACACAAAACGCAATTTGCTCCGGTAGATACTACCATGCCCATTGCAGTTCTGGTAAATAAAAATTCTGCTTCGGCTTCTGAAATTGTAACCGGCTCTCTTCAGGATTTGGACAGAGCCGTGGTGGTTGGCCAGCGTTCATTCGGAAAAGGGCTTGTTCAGCAAACCGTTCAGCTTTCTTACGGCACGCAAATGAAAGTTACCACTGCAAAATATTATACACCCAGCGGAAGATGCATCCAGGAGTTGGATTACTTCCACAAAAACAAAGCGGGCAAGGCGGAACACATTCCCGATTCGCTCATTCGTGAATTCAAAACCAAAAACGGAAGAAGCGTATATGACGGAAGCGGAATTTTCCCGGATGTAAAAACAGAGCCGCGGCAATACGCGCTCATCACCGGAACCATTCTCAGCAAAAATTATGTTTTCGATTATGCAACAAAATACCGTTTAGCGCATAACACGCTTTCTTCTTCGAAAGATTTTTCTCTCACAGAAAAAGAATACAGTGATTTTGTAAATTACTTATCGGATAAAACCTATGAGTATACTACGAAAAGTGAAAAATCTCTTGATGAGTTGAAAAAGAATGCCGAATCGGAAAAATATTTTGAAAATATAAAAACGGACTATGATAACCTGAAAGAAAAAATAAAGTCAAATAAAAAAGAAGACCTTGCAAAATACAAGCCGGAAATAAAAGATTTTCTGGAAGAAGAAATTGCATCGCGCTATTATTACCAGCATGGGCGGCTGGAATCTTCACTTCGCGATGACAAAGAATTGAAAGAAGCCATTCGCGTACTCAACGATCAGGAATTATACAAATCAATCCTTAATGGAAAAGGACAATATAAAGTAATCGGCAAGCCGGGCGATGCGCAGGCAAAAGCAAATACTACTGATGATGAAGGCGAAGATTTGCTTGCTCCCGATGATAATATTAAAAAAGATTCTTTGAAAGTTGTGCCTCCTCACAACAAGAAAAAAGGAGGATAA
- the yidD gene encoding membrane protein insertion efficiency factor YidD — MNKIAGIILVTFIKVYKMTLSPFIGNSCRYQPTCSHYGIEAIQKHGAMKGSWLTMKRVCSCHPWGGHGYDPVPEKI, encoded by the coding sequence ATGAATAAAATAGCAGGCATAATTTTAGTTACGTTTATTAAAGTTTATAAAATGACTTTATCTCCTTTCATAGGAAATTCTTGCCGCTATCAGCCCACGTGTTCACACTATGGAATAGAAGCCATTCAAAAACACGGAGCAATGAAAGGAAGTTGGCTAACGATGAAAAGAGTTTGCTCCTGCCATCCGTGGGGAGGGCATGGTTATGACCCGGTGCCTGAAAAAATTTAA
- the rnpA gene encoding ribonuclease P protein component has translation MKRYTFKKNERLVNKQTLEEIFSSGKNISADSFRLLWISKPQTTISPVEVVISVPKKSFSKSVQRNRIKRRIREAYRKNKHSLYEFLEKKNLSIALMIIYSAKEELAYKEIEQKMIVSLQKLIEKLQ, from the coding sequence ATGAAGCGTTATACTTTCAAAAAGAACGAGCGGCTGGTAAATAAACAAACGCTTGAAGAAATTTTTTCTTCCGGAAAAAATATTTCTGCTGATTCTTTCCGCCTGTTATGGATAAGCAAACCGCAAACAACAATTTCACCTGTTGAAGTTGTTATTTCTGTTCCCAAAAAATCTTTTTCAAAATCCGTTCAGCGCAACCGCATTAAAAGGCGAATCCGCGAAGCGTACAGAAAAAACAAGCATTCACTTTATGAATTTCTTGAGAAAAAGAATCTCTCTATTGCACTGATGATAATTTATTCAGCAAAAGAGGAACTCGCTTATAAAGAGATAGAACAAAAAATGATAGTATCTTTACAGAAACTCATAGAGAAATTGCAATAA
- a CDS encoding PLP-dependent transferase encodes MKFATKAIHAGQEPDPTTGAIMTPIYQTSTYVQEAPGKNKGYAYARGKNPTRAALEKCIASLENAKHGLCFSSGMGASDAIIKLLKPGDEVIATNDLYGGSYRMFEKIYRNFGIKFHYADMSDVNTISKLVNEKTKMLWVESPTNPLMKIIDIAACGKIAKEKNLILVVDNTFASPYLQNPLDLGAGIVMHSVTKYLAGHSDVVMGATCTNDDKIHEQLAFILNSCGANPGPMDSFLVLRGIKTLHVRMQRHCENGKKIAEYLRSHPKVDKVFWPGFSDSHNHSIAKKQMKDFGGMLSFTLKGNKLEDAFKVVISVKVFSLAESLGGVESLISHPATMTHASIPKEEREKTGIADSFLRVSVGIEDADDLIEDLKQTLG; translated from the coding sequence ATGAAATTTGCAACCAAAGCCATTCACGCAGGGCAAGAGCCCGACCCGACAACGGGCGCCATCATGACTCCTATTTATCAAACTTCCACTTATGTGCAGGAAGCACCGGGAAAAAATAAGGGCTATGCTTATGCGCGTGGAAAAAATCCTACGCGTGCTGCGCTGGAAAAATGTATTGCTTCTCTTGAAAATGCAAAACATGGTTTATGTTTTTCCAGCGGAATGGGCGCAAGCGATGCAATCATTAAACTTCTGAAGCCGGGCGATGAAGTGATTGCCACCAATGATTTATATGGCGGAAGTTACCGCATGTTCGAAAAAATTTACCGCAACTTCGGAATCAAGTTTCATTACGCGGATATGAGCGATGTGAATACTATTTCGAAACTCGTAAATGAAAAAACAAAAATGCTCTGGGTAGAATCGCCTACAAACCCGCTGATGAAAATAATTGACATTGCTGCCTGCGGAAAAATTGCAAAAGAAAAAAATCTGATTCTTGTAGTGGATAATACTTTTGCTTCTCCCTATTTGCAAAACCCTCTCGACTTAGGCGCAGGCATTGTCATGCACTCGGTAACAAAATATTTAGCCGGGCATTCGGATGTGGTGATGGGTGCGACCTGCACAAACGATGACAAGATTCATGAGCAACTTGCGTTCATTCTTAATTCATGCGGAGCAAATCCCGGACCTATGGATTCTTTTCTTGTACTGCGTGGAATAAAAACACTTCACGTAAGAATGCAGCGCCATTGCGAGAACGGAAAAAAAATTGCGGAGTATTTGAGAAGTCATCCTAAAGTTGATAAAGTTTTCTGGCCCGGTTTTTCTGATTCACATAATCACTCCATCGCAAAAAAGCAAATGAAGGACTTCGGAGGAATGCTCTCCTTCACATTAAAAGGAAATAAACTGGAAGATGCTTTCAAAGTTGTTATAAGCGTAAAAGTTTTTTCTCTTGCAGAATCTTTGGGCGGTGTTGAATCACTCATTTCACATCCTGCAACAATGACACACGCTTCCATTCCGAAAGAAGAAAGAGAAAAAACCGGCATTGCAGATTCGTTCCTGCGCGTGAGTGTTGGAATTGAAGATGCGGATGATTTAATTGAAGATTTGAAGCAGACGCTCGGATAA
- a CDS encoding DMT family transporter: protein MNKTLQAHLALFLSQALYAASFPIAKIVMEEISYNVLVIMRVLGAIILFWSSSLIVKEKVDKKDFLRLFTLGICGVAINQSLFLKGLHLTSPIDAAIMMITTPILVLIIASLIIKERITLLKTVGIAIGFSGATYLVFQNLGGTNKESSFLGDLYVFINACSWGTFLVLVKPLMEKYHSITILKWTFLFALPLVTPFGIADAISFDWHSISTKIWLYAGFVIVFTTFVAYLLNTLALKELSPSVVSAYIYTQPFLTALITIYIFKNDSLTWGKVFSALMIFIGVYLVSMRKEAN, encoded by the coding sequence ATGAATAAAACATTGCAAGCCCATCTCGCACTTTTTCTTTCGCAGGCGCTGTATGCGGCAAGTTTTCCTATTGCAAAAATTGTGATGGAAGAAATTTCCTACAACGTACTCGTGATTATGCGCGTGCTCGGAGCAATTATTTTATTCTGGTCTTCTTCGCTCATCGTAAAAGAAAAAGTGGATAAAAAAGATTTCCTGAGATTATTTACGCTTGGAATCTGCGGAGTGGCAATCAATCAATCTTTATTTCTGAAAGGATTGCATCTCACTTCTCCCATTGACGCAGCCATCATGATGATAACAACGCCCATCCTTGTTCTTATTATAGCAAGTTTAATTATTAAGGAAAGAATTACTCTTTTAAAAACTGTTGGCATTGCAATCGGTTTCAGTGGCGCTACGTATTTGGTTTTTCAAAATCTTGGCGGAACAAATAAAGAATCTTCTTTCCTCGGAGATTTATATGTGTTCATCAACGCCTGCTCGTGGGGAACTTTTTTGGTGCTGGTGAAACCGCTGATGGAAAAATATCACAGCATCACCATTCTTAAATGGACTTTTCTTTTCGCGCTTCCGTTAGTTACTCCATTTGGAATTGCTGACGCAATAAGTTTTGACTGGCACAGCATCTCCACAAAAATATGGCTCTACGCTGGGTTTGTAATTGTGTTCACCACTTTTGTTGCTTACTTGTTAAATACGCTTGCGCTGAAAGAACTTTCACCTTCTGTGGTGAGCGCCTACATTTATACACAACCGTTTCTCACAGCGCTCATCACAATTTATATTTTCAAGAATGATTCCCTCACCTGGGGAAAAGTTTTTTCTGCGCTCATGATTTTTATCGGGGTGTATTTGGTGAGTATGAGGAAAGAAGCAAATTAA
- a CDS encoding T9SS type A sorting domain-containing protein, translated as MKKFLPLSTVFFCLTVAHIPTIAQGTWTQKASLPAAGRVGAVGFSIGLKGYVGTGGGTSAFQDFWEWDGDTASPTYNTWTQKANFGGGNRWLAVGFSIGTKGYISTGALNVNTFYSDLWEWDQATNTWAQKASFGNNYKRGEAIGFSIGNKGYIGAGDDGFILYFDFWEWNQATNTWTKKASIDSVGGGRTYAVGFSIGNKGYIGTGTGSGNYNDFWEYDTTSDTWTQKANVPVTPRFTCTGFSVKAKGYIGIGADGSGAYKDFLEWDQATNTWAQKANYPGMATRSATGFSIGNKGYMGMGGDIGFTIGYNDFWEYTPDTVTGINNIQENVFIKNIFPNPFSSQTVLQSDNFFHNATLTVYNCFGQQVKEIKNISGQSVTFHRDNLASGIYFYKVTGDKGQGAGEVLGTGKLVITDN; from the coding sequence ATGAAAAAATTTCTTCCCCTCTCCACAGTTTTTTTCTGCTTGACAGTTGCGCATATTCCGACAATTGCGCAAGGAACTTGGACGCAAAAAGCATCCTTGCCTGCTGCTGGAAGAGTTGGAGCAGTTGGATTTAGCATCGGCTTAAAAGGTTATGTCGGTACAGGTGGAGGAACGAGTGCTTTTCAAGATTTTTGGGAATGGGATGGAGATACTGCTTCGCCCACTTATAATACATGGACTCAAAAAGCAAACTTTGGCGGTGGTAATAGGTGGTTGGCTGTCGGTTTTTCAATAGGGACTAAAGGATATATCAGTACAGGGGCTTTAAATGTAAATACATTTTACAGTGACTTATGGGAATGGGACCAAGCAACAAATACATGGGCGCAAAAGGCGAGTTTTGGCAATAACTATAAAAGAGGAGAGGCAATTGGATTTTCTATAGGCAACAAAGGATATATTGGAGCTGGCGATGATGGTTTTATCTTATACTTTGATTTTTGGGAATGGAACCAGGCAACCAATACATGGACAAAAAAAGCAAGCATTGACAGCGTTGGCGGGGGAAGAACTTATGCTGTCGGTTTTTCTATAGGGAATAAGGGCTACATCGGAACAGGAACAGGTTCCGGCAATTACAATGATTTTTGGGAATATGATACTACTTCTGATACATGGACACAGAAAGCAAATGTTCCGGTAACACCACGATTTACATGCACTGGTTTTTCAGTTAAAGCAAAAGGATATATTGGTATAGGCGCAGATGGTTCAGGAGCATATAAAGATTTTTTGGAATGGGACCAAGCGACTAACACATGGGCACAAAAAGCAAATTATCCAGGGATGGCAACAAGGTCTGCTACCGGCTTTTCTATCGGTAATAAGGGGTACATGGGAATGGGAGGTGATATTGGTTTTACTATAGGATATAATGACTTTTGGGAATACACGCCTGATACTGTAACAGGAATAAATAATATTCAAGAAAATGTCTTTATCAAAAATATTTTCCCGAATCCTTTTTCTTCGCAGACAGTTTTGCAGTCAGACAATTTTTTTCATAACGCAACCCTCACAGTTTACAATTGTTTCGGGCAACAGGTAAAAGAAATAAAAAATATCAGCGGGCAGTCAGTTACTTTTCACCGCGACAATCTCGCAAGCGGAATTTATTTCTATAAAGTAACAGGGGACAAGGGACAAGGGGCAGGTGAGGTTCTCGGCACAGGGAAATTAGTAATCACGGATAATTAA
- a CDS encoding Lrp/AsnC ligand binding domain-containing protein — MKEQKENYQIDNVDRKIISFLMKDAMMPYTEIGHRVLMSSGTIHVRMNNLQKEGIVKGTSLVLDYAKLGYDLTAFVGVYLQKGSIYDKVIKRLEKIPEVVEAHYTTGVYSIFMKIVCRNTEHLREVLNEKVQSVEGIDRTETIISLEESIKRDVELTKE, encoded by the coding sequence ATGAAAGAACAAAAAGAAAATTACCAGATTGACAATGTGGACAGGAAAATAATTTCCTTCCTGATGAAAGATGCCATGATGCCGTACACCGAAATCGGTCATCGCGTTCTCATGTCAAGCGGAACCATTCATGTGCGCATGAATAATCTTCAGAAAGAAGGAATCGTGAAAGGAACTTCGCTGGTTTTGGATTACGCGAAACTTGGCTATGACCTCACCGCGTTTGTTGGTGTGTATCTTCAGAAAGGTTCCATCTACGATAAAGTAATCAAGCGGCTGGAAAAAATTCCCGAAGTGGTAGAAGCGCATTACACCACGGGCGTGTACAGCATCTTTATGAAAATTGTTTGTCGGAACACCGAACACCTGCGCGAAGTGCTGAATGAAAAAGTTCAGTCGGTAGAAGGAATTGACAGAACGGAAACAATTATTTCGCTGGAAGAAAGTATTAAAAGAGATGTGGAATTAACCAAAGAGTAA
- the radA gene encoding DNA repair protein RadA, translated as MTKVKTSFFCQNCGAQSGKWIGKCPSCGEWNTYVEEVIQKEEKKNGRSTSTQRATKPLKVSEIEQSGEIRITLPDKELNRVLGGGVVPGSVVLFGGEPGIGKSTLMLQIALQQKKIKTLYISGEESEQQIRMRAERMGIKNDDCYILAETSMQNIFKQIELLEPNFVIVDSIQTMFSAHIESSAGSISQVRECTAELLRFAKESGTPVFLIGHITKDGMLAGPKVLEHMVDTVLQFEGDRHHIYRLLRTLKNRFGSTNELGIYEMTGTGLREVSNPSEILITAREEPVSGVAIATMMEGIRPMLIELQTLVSSAVYGTPQRTATGFDTKRLSMLLAVLEKRCGFKLGLKDVFLNVAGGIKVEDPAIDLAVICAVLSSSEDIPISQKYCFCAEVGLSGEIRPVNRIESRISEAEKLGFEQIFISKYNLKGLNQKSFKIKITSVGKVEDVFRLLFG; from the coding sequence ATGACAAAAGTTAAAACAAGTTTCTTCTGCCAGAACTGCGGGGCGCAATCCGGAAAATGGATTGGCAAATGTCCTTCTTGCGGGGAGTGGAATACGTATGTAGAAGAAGTAATTCAAAAAGAAGAAAAAAAAAATGGAAGAAGCACCAGCACTCAGCGCGCGACAAAGCCGTTGAAGGTTTCTGAGATAGAACAAAGCGGAGAAATCAGGATTACACTTCCCGATAAAGAATTGAATCGTGTTCTGGGCGGAGGCGTTGTTCCCGGCTCGGTGGTTTTATTTGGAGGAGAACCGGGAATAGGAAAATCAACTTTAATGTTGCAGATTGCGCTTCAGCAGAAGAAAATCAAAACACTTTACATTTCAGGTGAAGAAAGCGAACAGCAGATAAGAATGCGCGCGGAAAGAATGGGAATTAAAAATGACGACTGTTACATTCTCGCAGAAACGAGTATGCAAAATATTTTCAAGCAGATTGAACTACTCGAACCGAATTTTGTGATTGTAGATTCTATTCAAACGATGTTCAGCGCGCACATTGAATCTTCGGCAGGAAGCATTTCGCAGGTGCGTGAATGCACCGCAGAACTTTTGCGCTTTGCGAAAGAAAGTGGAACACCTGTATTTCTCATAGGACATATTACAAAAGACGGAATGCTTGCAGGACCAAAAGTTTTGGAACACATGGTGGATACTGTTCTGCAATTCGAAGGCGACCGTCATCATATATATAGGTTGCTGCGAACTTTAAAAAACCGTTTCGGTTCTACGAATGAATTAGGAATTTATGAAATGACAGGAACCGGTTTGCGCGAAGTGAGCAATCCATCTGAAATTTTAATTACTGCACGCGAAGAACCCGTGAGCGGAGTTGCGATTGCTACCATGATGGAAGGAATCCGCCCGATGCTGATTGAACTTCAAACGCTCGTGAGTTCTGCTGTGTATGGAACTCCGCAGCGCACCGCAACCGGTTTCGATACAAAAAGATTATCCATGCTTCTTGCCGTTTTGGAAAAGCGTTGCGGATTCAAACTCGGACTCAAAGATGTTTTCTTAAATGTAGCAGGCGGAATAAAAGTGGAAGACCCTGCGATTGATCTTGCCGTGATTTGCGCAGTGCTTTCTTCCAGTGAAGATATTCCTATCTCTCAGAAATATTGTTTCTGTGCGGAAGTTGGTTTGAGCGGGGAGATTCGTCCTGTGAACAGAATTGAAAGCAGAATTTCAGAAGCGGAAAAACTTGGGTTTGAGCAAATTTTTATTTCGAAATATAACCTGAAAGGATTGAATCAGAAAAGTTTTAAGATTAAAATTACTTCGGTTGGAAAAGTGGAGGATGTATTTCGATTACTCTTTGGTTAA
- a CDS encoding glycosyltransferase family 39 protein, with the protein MIERLKILWEEKPLRLILFSAIFFRLLSVIFAKGFGMHDDHFLVIEAAQSWADNFDNNDWLPSSVSQPSGHSWFYSGIHYFLFVVLKALRINDPQTKMYIVRFLHAMLSLITVVFGFRIANLLSDKKTAAMVGILLAIYWFMPFLSVRNLVEVVCVPFLMLSSWMLLKPNKNNFFLHFFLAGIIAGIAFSIRFQTLLFIGGLGIALLVQKKWKEGFIFGTGALICMVMIQGITDKILWGHPFMEFREYVRYNIAAARDYLVQEWYMYFTLLLGILLPPVSFFLLFGFFRSWKKYLLLFLPTFIFLAFHCYFPNKQERFIFPIVPFIILLGVIGWKDFVQTSAFWNKRKKLLRSCWIFFWALNFVPLVVVSVSYSKKTRVESMIYLSHKKDFRQLVVEESNQDDYTMPPYFYLGKWYNGVGYPLGVTREKTIDTLCYMTHRYKNYMPNYVIFFDEENIEQRVLNFKKCFPDIKLDTIIEPDFMDRFIYKLNPVNRNYTAYIYKVQE; encoded by the coding sequence ATGATTGAGCGGCTGAAAATTCTCTGGGAAGAAAAACCTCTCCGCTTAATTTTATTTTCTGCGATTTTTTTCAGATTACTCTCTGTAATTTTTGCCAAGGGATTCGGCATGCACGATGACCATTTTCTCGTAATAGAGGCGGCTCAATCGTGGGCAGATAATTTTGATAACAACGACTGGCTTCCTTCTTCTGTTTCGCAGCCGAGCGGGCATAGTTGGTTTTATTCGGGAATTCATTATTTTCTTTTTGTTGTTTTAAAAGCATTGCGAATTAATGACCCGCAAACTAAAATGTACATAGTGCGTTTTCTTCATGCAATGCTTTCACTTATCACAGTTGTTTTCGGTTTCCGCATTGCAAATTTATTATCAGATAAAAAAACAGCAGCCATGGTTGGAATTCTTCTCGCCATTTATTGGTTTATGCCTTTTTTATCCGTGCGCAATTTGGTTGAAGTAGTATGCGTTCCTTTTCTGATGCTCTCATCCTGGATGTTATTAAAGCCGAATAAAAATAATTTCTTCCTTCATTTTTTTCTTGCAGGAATAATTGCGGGCATTGCTTTCTCCATCCGCTTTCAAACGCTGCTTTTCATAGGGGGATTGGGCATTGCTTTATTGGTGCAGAAAAAATGGAAAGAAGGATTTATTTTTGGAACAGGTGCGCTTATTTGCATGGTAATGATTCAGGGGATTACAGATAAAATTTTGTGGGGGCATCCTTTCATGGAATTCCGGGAATATGTTCGGTATAATATTGCTGCAGCGCGGGATTATTTGGTTCAGGAATGGTACATGTATTTTACGCTTCTGCTCGGCATCTTGCTTCCACCAGTAAGTTTTTTTCTTCTCTTTGGATTTTTCAGAAGTTGGAAAAAATATTTATTGCTTTTTCTGCCAACTTTTATTTTTCTCGCCTTCCATTGTTATTTCCCCAACAAACAAGAGCGTTTTATTTTTCCTATTGTTCCTTTCATTATTCTTCTCGGAGTAATCGGATGGAAGGATTTTGTTCAAACATCTGCCTTCTGGAATAAAAGAAAAAAACTGCTGCGCTCCTGCTGGATATTTTTCTGGGCATTAAACTTCGTTCCGCTTGTGGTTGTTTCGGTTTCCTATTCAAAAAAAACAAGGGTGGAATCAATGATATATCTTTCCCATAAAAAAGATTTCAGGCAACTAGTAGTGGAAGAAAGCAACCAGGATGATTACACCATGCCTCCTTATTTTTATCTTGGCAAATGGTATAACGGGGTTGGATATCCGCTGGGAGTTACCAGGGAAAAAACAATTGACACACTTTGTTACATGACGCACCGCTATAAAAATTATATGCCGAACTATGTAATCTTCTTTGATGAAGAAAATATAGAGCAGCGCGTTTTAAATTTCAAAAAATGTTTTCCGGATATTAAACTCGATACGATTATTGAACCTGATTTTATGGACCGGTTTATTTACAAACTCAATCCTGTAAACAGAAATTATACTGCGTATATTTACAAAGTTCAAGAATGA